One Nicotiana tomentosiformis chromosome 4, ASM39032v3, whole genome shotgun sequence genomic window carries:
- the LOC138909926 gene encoding uncharacterized protein has protein sequence MAVDMNVKELLVIGDSDLLIHQVQGEWSTKNVKILSYLHCVKEISKKFTKIEFKHIPRIQNEFADALATLSSMIQHPDKNCIDPIKVGIRDQHAYYFHVDEEPDDKPWYHDIGRFLTTRKYPENATNSQKRALRTLANHFFLNGEILYRRTPDMGLLRCVDVAEETKLLEEIHAGTCGPHMNGFTLAKKILRAGYFRMTMESDSILYVQKCHQCQIHGDFIRILPNE, from the coding sequence ATGGCAGTCGACATGAAcgtcaaagaacttttggtcataggggattccgatctattgatacaccaagtccaagggGAATGGTCCACCAAAAATGTCAAGATCCTGTCATACCTGCACTGCGTAAAAGAGATAtccaagaagttcacaaagattgagttcaagcacattcccaggattcagaatgagttcgcTGACGCCCTTGCAACTCTATCATCCATGATtcagcatccagacaagaactGCATCGACCCTATCAAGGTAGGGATCAGGGATCAACATGCATATTACTTCCATGTAGATGAAGAGCCAGATGATAAACCATGGTACCATGACATTGGGAGATTCCTTACAACCAGAAAGTACCCGGAGAATGCTACTAATAGTCAGAAGCGAGCCCTCAGGACGTTGGCAAATCACTTTTTCCTTAACGGGGAAATCTTGTACAGGAGGACCCCAGACAtgggtttgttgagatgtgtagatgTCGCTGAGGAGACCAAGTTattggaagaaatacatgcaggaacgtgcggaccccacatgaatgggttcacattagccaagaagATCTTGAGAGCTGGATACTTTCGGATGACTATGGAAAGTGACAGTATCCTCTACGtacagaagtgtcaccagtgccagattcaCGGGGATTTCATTCGAATTTTGCCGAATGAGTAG